In Vibrio gallicus, a single window of DNA contains:
- a CDS encoding efflux RND transporter periplasmic adaptor subunit, giving the protein MNKMLLAAGLASTMLLVGCGEPTAQKSGGMVPKVVFEPVTIIDYQPSKAYVGRVSALEDADITAQVTGYLKQRHFNEGQLVEKGQLLYTIEPSSFEAQVASAKAALAQAKANLKRADSEFQRAKTLLPKGSISKSEYDTRHAEQLGATAQVAASQAQLQLAEVNLSHTQISAPFSGRISDSKVSIGDLLSPSSGTLTTLVSLDPVHATFQLSERERLEMGAENFQGDGKSSRNAVQVNLLLENDKRHSHTGQLDFVGNRIDLQTGTISVRASVPNPQYTLLPGQHIKVEISAVATQPAIVVPRRAVQTDIAGDFVMLVTEGNVAERRNIDLGVQTEDGVIISTGLGENDKVIVSGLQRVRNGITVQSHTPDAAE; this is encoded by the coding sequence ATGAACAAGATGTTACTGGCAGCTGGCTTAGCTAGCACGATGTTATTAGTTGGATGTGGCGAGCCTACTGCGCAAAAGAGTGGTGGTATGGTTCCTAAGGTAGTGTTTGAGCCAGTAACGATTATTGATTATCAGCCAAGTAAGGCTTATGTAGGAAGGGTGTCTGCGCTAGAAGACGCTGATATTACCGCACAAGTAACCGGTTATTTGAAGCAGCGCCACTTTAACGAGGGGCAATTGGTCGAAAAGGGGCAATTGCTATATACCATAGAGCCATCTTCATTTGAGGCTCAAGTAGCGAGTGCCAAGGCCGCTTTAGCCCAAGCTAAAGCTAACCTTAAACGAGCAGATAGTGAGTTTCAACGGGCCAAAACATTATTACCTAAAGGTAGTATCTCTAAATCTGAATACGATACTCGCCATGCAGAACAGCTTGGGGCTACAGCCCAAGTTGCCGCTTCACAAGCACAGCTACAACTAGCTGAGGTTAACCTGTCACACACTCAAATTAGCGCACCTTTTTCGGGGCGTATCTCGGATAGCAAGGTGAGTATCGGTGACCTATTGTCACCTTCTTCGGGGACATTGACGACCTTGGTTAGTCTAGATCCGGTTCATGCAACCTTCCAGCTTAGTGAGCGTGAGCGGCTAGAGATGGGGGCGGAGAATTTTCAAGGTGATGGTAAATCAAGTCGCAATGCAGTTCAGGTTAACCTATTGTTGGAAAACGATAAACGCCACTCTCATACTGGTCAGTTGGACTTTGTAGGCAATCGAATTGACTTGCAAACTGGCACGATTTCAGTGCGCGCATCAGTGCCTAATCCTCAGTATACTTTACTTCCTGGGCAACATATTAAGGTTGAAATCTCCGCTGTTGCAACTCAACCAGCAATTGTCGTGCCGCGCCGCGCAGTACAGACCGATATTGCGGGTGATTTTGTGATGCTGGTTACGGAAGGTAACGTGGCTGAGCGTCGTAATATTGACCTTGGGGTGCAAACCGAAGACGGGGTGATTATTAGCACAGGTCTTGGGGAAAACGATAAGGTGATCGTGAGTGGTTTGCAACGGGTTCGAAATGGAATAACCGTCCAGTCTCATACACCTGACGCGGCGGAGTAA
- a CDS encoding DUF6279 family lipoprotein: MVLSSRLILIVVACITLSACTAKLVYRNLDWIVVDYVEEYVSLNSEQEALLDEQLKGFASWHKRSELPKYQQQLQTLFDADLSSIDSSFISQQQQLFRIHIKALAKHLTPDLYLLSRSLTDEQRSEFIENLEAQHQQYMEKYSSMNESDIRDLYKQRIDKNLRRWLGDISTEQHQIAQRWADNIEITHHDWASYRLATRDRIKTLFARKDDPFFYQQQFTKLLNDPEKDYSDQLLGKLERNRETANQNILAILSTVSQTQEAHFKQEIGDWLELVQDLQK; encoded by the coding sequence ATGGTGCTTTCATCGCGTTTAATATTAATAGTGGTTGCGTGTATCACGCTCAGTGCCTGTACTGCAAAATTGGTGTATCGCAATCTAGACTGGATTGTTGTCGATTATGTAGAAGAGTATGTCAGCTTAAATAGCGAACAAGAGGCGTTATTAGACGAGCAGTTGAAAGGCTTTGCCAGTTGGCATAAGCGCAGTGAGTTACCCAAATATCAACAACAGCTTCAAACCCTGTTTGATGCTGATCTATCAAGCATAGATTCTTCCTTTATTTCCCAGCAGCAACAACTCTTTCGAATCCATATTAAGGCGCTTGCCAAGCACCTGACTCCTGACCTTTATTTATTGTCTCGCAGCCTTACCGATGAGCAGCGTTCTGAATTTATTGAGAATCTTGAGGCGCAACATCAACAATACATGGAAAAATATTCGTCGATGAACGAGTCAGATATTCGTGATCTATATAAACAACGAATTGATAAAAACCTGCGCCGATGGCTGGGGGATATCTCCACTGAACAACATCAAATCGCGCAGCGTTGGGCTGATAATATTGAAATAACCCACCACGATTGGGCAAGTTACCGGCTGGCGACGCGAGATAGGATTAAGACCTTGTTTGCGCGCAAGGATGACCCGTTTTTCTATCAACAGCAATTTACAAAATTACTTAATGATCCAGAAAAAGATTATTCAGATCAATTGCTTGGAAAATTGGAGCGCAATCGAGAAACCGCCAATCAGAATATTTTAGCGATATTATCGACGGTATCACAAACTCAGGAAGCACACTTTAAGCAAGAGATAGGTGATTGGTTAGAGTTGGTGCAAGACCTGCAAAAATAG
- a CDS encoding aldo/keto reductase, which yields MVKQVTMAPNGPQFSELVQGYWRLVDWGMTPQQRLTFLKQHIELGITTVDHADIYGNYECDRLFGEAIALEKSITDQIQIVTKCNIMLCGDKTPERKVNHYNSSKQHIIASAENSLRNLQVDNIDVLLLHRADVLMNADEVAEAFMQLKAQGKVNHFGVSNFTPRGFELLQSRLDSPLVTNQVEINPLNFDAAHDGTLDLMQTVRTRPMAWSCLGGGAIFSANDQQSQRVRDELELIKHEIGAASIDQVIYAWVRKLPSNPLPIIGSGKIERVQAAISALELELTNEQWYRVWCASKGHGVP from the coding sequence ATGGTTAAGCAAGTCACAATGGCGCCAAATGGACCTCAGTTTTCAGAACTGGTACAAGGGTATTGGCGCTTAGTCGATTGGGGAATGACACCTCAGCAGCGACTTACGTTCTTAAAGCAACACATTGAATTGGGCATTACTACAGTTGACCATGCAGATATCTATGGCAACTATGAATGTGACCGTTTGTTTGGTGAAGCGATTGCACTAGAGAAGAGCATCACAGATCAGATTCAGATCGTGACTAAGTGCAACATTATGCTGTGTGGAGATAAAACCCCCGAGCGTAAGGTCAATCATTACAATTCAAGTAAGCAACATATTATAGCATCGGCGGAGAACTCGTTACGTAATCTTCAAGTAGATAACATTGATGTGTTGTTACTGCATCGCGCAGACGTTTTGATGAATGCTGATGAGGTAGCTGAAGCATTTATGCAGCTTAAGGCTCAAGGAAAGGTAAATCACTTTGGCGTATCAAACTTTACACCACGTGGTTTTGAATTACTGCAATCGCGCCTTGATTCACCCCTTGTAACCAATCAAGTAGAGATCAACCCCCTTAACTTTGACGCTGCCCATGATGGCACGTTAGACCTCATGCAAACCGTACGTACCCGTCCGATGGCGTGGTCATGTTTAGGTGGCGGAGCGATTTTCTCAGCCAATGACCAACAATCACAACGAGTACGTGATGAATTAGAGCTAATTAAACACGAGATTGGCGCCGCGAGTATTGACCAGGTTATCTACGCTTGGGTACGTAAACTACCTTCAAACCCACTACCGATTATTGGCTCAGGTAAAATCGAACGCGTGCAGGCTGCTATTTCGGCCTTAGAGCTCGAACTGACTAATGAGCAATGGTATCGCGTTTGGTGTGCATCAAAAGGTCATGGTGTGCCATAG
- a CDS encoding alpha-amylase: MHYSKITLLAAAIASSTSVFASPNLSISTTTTSRDFPISATQPLVVSLSKDQYLFKVTGIEGDCSAPDSQKIRFNRPLALNCNQDTELPFNIRFSGDYAITYDQVAHTISVKREPKKSAKQEFVRPIPKVACETFTDMPVTIDVASTFKDGTKLIESFSGQTAVVNNGAITINPSRDNGGILLLERANSTHDIDKALDWRNANIYFVMVDRFKNGDMSNDNSYGRQKDGKQEIGTFHGGDLKGIIDKLDYIHSLGTDAIWLSPIVEQVHGFVGGGDKGSFPFYAYHGYWARDFTKIDQNFGNDEDLKTLVSEAHKRGIKVMLDAVVNHPGYATLADIQFDNIPVLAAQADGQDLTKWQPKSGKNWHSSHDLIDYSSNGWAQWWGSDWVRSGLPGYDKPGSSDKTLTLAGLPDFKTESSKFVSPPQWLLDNPGTHVVAKSDYRVADYLVEWQADWVKRFGIDAFRVDTVKHVEGEVWLDLKQTASKRLSEWQTQNNRPQQPFWMMGEVWGHSAYRSPYADEGFDALINFDMQKQLDRGAACFSQMEKTYTNYSTEIQNNAGYTPVSYMSSHDTELFFSRFKSFEMQRDAANALLLSPGAIQIYYGDEVARDIGPYADDFHQGTRSDMLWKLDAERKALLNHWQVLGQFRQRHPAIGGGVHTDIPQAKGYAFSRTLDDDAVVVYFSGK; encoded by the coding sequence ATGCACTATTCAAAAATCACCTTATTGGCGGCGGCAATAGCCTCAAGTACCTCGGTATTCGCAAGCCCAAATTTATCGATTTCAACCACTACCACCAGCCGTGACTTTCCAATATCGGCCACCCAACCCTTGGTTGTCAGCCTCAGCAAAGATCAATACCTATTCAAAGTTACTGGTATTGAGGGCGACTGTAGCGCGCCTGATTCACAGAAAATCCGCTTCAATCGCCCATTGGCACTTAATTGCAACCAAGACACCGAACTTCCTTTTAATATTCGTTTTAGCGGTGACTATGCAATTACCTATGACCAAGTGGCGCACACCATATCCGTAAAGCGTGAGCCTAAAAAAAGCGCCAAACAAGAGTTTGTTCGTCCTATTCCAAAGGTGGCATGTGAAACCTTTACCGATATGCCAGTTACAATTGACGTTGCAAGTACCTTCAAAGACGGCACTAAGCTTATTGAATCCTTTAGTGGCCAAACTGCGGTGGTTAACAATGGTGCCATTACTATCAACCCGAGTCGCGACAATGGCGGTATCTTATTGCTGGAACGTGCCAATTCAACCCACGATATCGACAAAGCCCTAGATTGGCGCAATGCCAATATCTATTTCGTGATGGTAGATAGATTCAAAAATGGAGATATGAGTAACGATAATAGCTATGGGCGTCAAAAAGACGGCAAACAAGAGATTGGCACCTTTCATGGCGGTGACCTGAAAGGCATTATCGATAAGCTAGATTACATCCATTCACTCGGAACAGATGCTATCTGGTTGTCTCCTATCGTTGAACAAGTTCATGGTTTTGTTGGCGGTGGAGATAAAGGCTCATTTCCTTTCTATGCCTACCACGGCTACTGGGCACGAGACTTTACCAAGATTGACCAAAATTTCGGTAATGACGAGGACCTGAAAACACTGGTTTCTGAGGCGCATAAGCGCGGTATCAAGGTGATGCTCGATGCAGTCGTCAACCACCCAGGTTATGCTACCTTAGCCGATATCCAATTTGACAATATTCCGGTACTCGCCGCGCAAGCTGACGGTCAAGACCTGACCAAGTGGCAACCAAAATCTGGAAAGAACTGGCACAGCTCGCATGACCTCATCGATTACAGCAGTAACGGCTGGGCACAATGGTGGGGCTCAGATTGGGTTCGCAGTGGCCTTCCGGGGTACGATAAACCAGGTAGCAGCGATAAAACCTTAACCCTTGCCGGATTACCCGACTTTAAAACGGAATCATCCAAATTTGTCAGCCCGCCGCAATGGTTATTAGATAACCCAGGTACTCACGTAGTGGCAAAGTCGGATTATCGAGTTGCAGATTATCTGGTTGAGTGGCAAGCCGATTGGGTAAAACGCTTTGGAATCGATGCCTTTCGCGTCGATACAGTTAAGCACGTTGAGGGTGAAGTGTGGCTAGACCTAAAACAGACTGCATCTAAGCGCCTGAGTGAATGGCAAACACAAAACAACCGCCCGCAGCAGCCATTTTGGATGATGGGCGAAGTTTGGGGTCACTCGGCGTATCGTTCTCCGTATGCAGATGAAGGCTTTGATGCGCTCATCAATTTTGATATGCAAAAGCAGCTAGACCGCGGAGCCGCTTGCTTCTCGCAAATGGAAAAAACCTACACCAATTACAGTACTGAGATCCAAAATAACGCAGGATACACTCCGGTAAGTTATATGTCCTCTCACGATACAGAGCTATTTTTCTCTCGCTTTAAGTCATTTGAGATGCAACGCGATGCTGCTAATGCGCTGTTACTCTCTCCGGGAGCAATACAGATCTATTATGGTGATGAAGTAGCGCGAGATATTGGCCCATATGCGGATGATTTCCACCAAGGTACGCGCTCAGATATGCTGTGGAAACTGGACGCCGAGCGCAAGGCGTTATTGAATCACTGGCAGGTACTAGGGCAATTCCGTCAACGCCATCCAGCGATTGGTGGCGGTGTACATACCGATATACCGCAAGCAAAAGGCTATGCCTTCTCACGCACCCTAGATGACG